TCCGCAGGTGCGTTAGCCACTGATGCGGGGAGTATCCCGTCGATGCCCGAAAGGTACGCAAGAAATGAGTTCGGCTGTATCCGCTTTCTGCAGCGATGGTATGTAGATCAAGGTTGGTGGCGAGGTCAGCCCGCATCCTGTCGAGAACGCGCTGCAGAATTCGAGTCGGCATCTTCCCAGATTGTGACGGTTTGGGACCTCGTAGTCCGCTGGAAAGCTGTCGAAATCTCAGAGCGAGAGCGTGAGCTAAGTGATCCGCATATAGCCTTCCCGATGCCCCCTGTGAATTTGCTTCTGCCGCCAAGAGCTTGACTATGCCTTGCAGAGAATCATCACGAAGATTCGCGGTCGGTCGAAACTCCACTGTTGAAGGCGCGCCCAGA
The sequence above is a segment of the Terriglobales bacterium genome. Coding sequences within it:
- a CDS encoding AraC family transcriptional regulator; this encodes MKLYSAGLIGACRRFTDATAISCALDPKLVAEVGGDLGAPSTVEFRPTANLRDDSLQGIVKLLAAEANSQGASGRLYADHLAHALALRFRQLSSGLRGPKPSQSGKMPTRILQRVLDRMRADLATNLDLHTIAAESGYSRTHFLRTFRASTGYSPHQWLTHLRIEEAKILLQKASNSLIDIALDCGFSSHGHFSNTFRRIVGVAPREYRRNYGLIL